In Rutidosis leptorrhynchoides isolate AG116_Rl617_1_P2 chromosome 2, CSIRO_AGI_Rlap_v1, whole genome shotgun sequence, one genomic interval encodes:
- the LOC139892363 gene encoding uncharacterized protein: MDSAELDEKLKRHEAYYANYLKAKYFSDKDIYGEKIFEEKAIFDGMIIRASRDRGTKSYADPAAYWNEKFSQTVPKTETTTSTTTTSTTTANLSNGKHSAKKN, translated from the exons ATGGATAGCGCCGAACTTGATGAGAAATTGAAGAGACATGAAGCTTATTACGCCAATTACTTGAAAGCAAAGTATTTCTCAGATAAAGATATTTATGGAG AAAAAATATTTGAAGAGAAGGCGATCTTTGACGGGATGATTATCAGGGCAAGCAG GGATCGTGGAACAAAATCGTACGCTGATCCGGCTGCCTACTGgaatgaaaagttttctcaaacagtACCTAAAACcgaaacaacaacatcaacaacaacaactagtACAACAACAGCCAACCTTTCGAATGGGAAGCACTCTGCTAAGAAGAACTGA